A section of the Roseivirga sp. BDSF3-8 genome encodes:
- a CDS encoding mechanosensitive ion channel family protein codes for MKTRIREAFQRFGEKWADNAPEILVGIGLFIIFLLIGILLRRLVVRRLFRKVHDRLPVVFAGRLVMLIMVLIGFVSFLNAVGLAGTARGLLAGAGVTALVLGFAFKDIGENLLSGVFLAFGRPFKIGDLIQVDSFMGNVQMLNLRNTQIRTFDGRDVFLPNSMLIKNPLTNYTKDGLMRHDFLIGLDYGTDVVEAERIILDIMNEQNDIEKREHLRPFIVIEEFAASTINLRIYFWINTLDMLTSFTILKYRVMLAVMNRLIAKGIKLPSDIVEFKMYEEERRLPISVLVDNLEIPNPPNTKRGSQPPSPDQKG; via the coding sequence ATGAAAACCCGCATTCGCGAAGCCTTTCAGCGCTTTGGTGAAAAATGGGCTGATAATGCCCCTGAAATCCTTGTAGGCATAGGCCTGTTTATCATTTTCCTTCTCATCGGTATTTTACTCAGAAGACTGGTGGTGCGCAGGCTGTTCAGAAAAGTACACGACAGGCTCCCCGTGGTTTTCGCAGGCCGGTTGGTTATGCTTATTATGGTACTAATAGGCTTTGTGTCGTTTCTAAATGCTGTAGGACTGGCTGGTACAGCCAGGGGGTTGCTGGCAGGGGCTGGCGTTACTGCCCTGGTGCTTGGTTTTGCCTTTAAAGATATTGGTGAAAACCTCCTTAGCGGGGTGTTTCTGGCTTTTGGAAGGCCCTTTAAGATAGGGGACCTCATACAGGTAGATAGCTTTATGGGGAATGTACAAATGCTTAACCTGCGCAATACCCAGATCCGTACCTTTGATGGAAGAGATGTTTTCCTGCCTAACAGCATGCTCATTAAGAACCCCCTGACAAATTACACCAAGGATGGGCTTATGCGCCATGACTTCCTCATCGGGCTGGACTATGGCACCGATGTGGTAGAGGCTGAGCGCATTATCCTGGATATAATGAATGAGCAGAATGATATCGAAAAGAGGGAGCACCTCCGTCCCTTCATTGTAATAGAAGAATTTGCCGCCAGTACGATTAACCTGCGTATCTATTTCTGGATTAATACGCTAGACATGCTTACGTCATTTACTATCCTGAAATACAGGGTAATGCTGGCAGTGATGAACCGGCTTATCGCAAAAGGTATTAAGTTGCCTTCGGACATAGTCGAATTCAAGATGTACGAGGAAGAAAGGCGCTTGCCCATTTCAGTGCTGGTGGATAACCTGGAGATACCTAATCCGCCCAATACAAAACGTGGAAGCCAGCCTCCTTCACCTGATCAGAAAGGATAA
- a CDS encoding PRC-barrel domain-containing protein has protein sequence MVTTDSHDNAPLQSLNDLKHFHVSDDSHDIRGWKVVGKKNDAFGVVNDLIVDTERGKARYLTVTTDKKLYANETERQILVPVGRTRVEGDHKAVVVDSLDREKVRFYPVYTGEPITRDYEYGLKHALRDDDDTRHMYESHHMHSQEYENKRHTHKDGLESDDPLVRARAERDVAKAERDIYKSRYEMLQHQLRNIRRAATGKDDDEFYNDEDYNDASYRDRYTHT, from the coding sequence ATGGTAACGACCGACTCACACGATAATGCCCCCTTGCAATCATTAAATGATCTTAAGCACTTCCACGTATCAGACGACAGCCACGATATTCGCGGATGGAAGGTAGTAGGTAAGAAAAATGATGCCTTTGGGGTAGTAAATGACCTTATAGTAGATACCGAACGGGGCAAAGCACGGTACCTGACCGTAACGACAGATAAAAAACTGTACGCTAATGAAACCGAACGCCAGATACTGGTACCTGTAGGCAGGACCAGGGTAGAGGGCGATCATAAGGCGGTGGTAGTAGATTCCCTGGATAGGGAAAAAGTACGCTTTTACCCTGTATATACCGGGGAACCCATAACCCGCGATTATGAGTATGGCCTTAAGCACGCCCTGCGGGATGATGACGATACCCGGCATATGTATGAGTCACATCACATGCACTCGCAGGAGTATGAAAATAAACGGCATACTCACAAAGATGGCCTGGAGAGCGATGACCCACTGGTAAGGGCCCGGGCTGAGCGGGATGTAGCCAAGGCTGAAAGGGATATCTATAAATCAAGATATGAGATGCTGCAGCACCAGCTCCGTAATATTCGCCGTGCCGCGACTGGTAAAGATGATGACGAGTTTTATAATGATGAAGATTATAACGATGCCTCTTACCGCGATCGGTATACGCATACATAA
- a CDS encoding FAD-dependent oxidoreductase, which produces MASKEVKVARTGELRNGEMKQVKAGDTELLLVRQDGHFYALAAHCTHYGAPLAEGSLHGNKVVCPWHHACFDVSTGKHLNAPGCNDLPKFSVRLDGDDIYVQVPEPAPEHAVPPMSVADEGDGRVFVVLGGGAAGAYAVESMRAEGFQGRIVLVTAEDELPYDRPNCSKDFLQDNAPDEWMPLRDKAFYDRIDVELKLGSKATSVDVARKTVSLEGGEDIAYDSILICTGGKPRHLDIPGHDLKGVHYLRSLEDSRQLRDAGKSAKKVVIIGASFIGMECAFSLRELDCEVTVVTPDSLPFAKKFGEEIGKLITDTHKENGTTFKLETKPKEIKGENGKVTSVVLENGETLEADLVVGGIGVQPNTDMVKGLTLEKDGGIKTDVYAYAGRDVYAAGDIAYFPFPNGQSRIEHWQVACQMGRVAGQNMAGRRVPYKNVPFFWTAQHGLSLHYTGHADEFDEVVISGSVTDKEFLAFYIKENEVRAVMELGRTGDLAAIHHLMHERRMPEPSLIKKGVEWKQMVSSL; this is translated from the coding sequence ATGGCATCCAAGGAAGTGAAAGTAGCCCGCACCGGCGAACTAAGAAATGGTGAGATGAAACAGGTGAAGGCAGGAGATACCGAGCTCCTGCTGGTAAGACAGGATGGCCACTTTTATGCATTGGCGGCCCATTGTACCCACTATGGGGCTCCACTTGCAGAAGGCTCTCTGCACGGTAATAAGGTGGTTTGCCCCTGGCACCATGCCTGTTTCGATGTATCTACCGGCAAGCATTTAAATGCACCAGGGTGTAATGACCTTCCAAAATTTTCCGTAAGGCTCGATGGGGATGATATTTACGTACAGGTTCCTGAACCTGCACCGGAACATGCCGTGCCCCCCATGTCTGTAGCTGATGAGGGAGATGGGCGCGTATTCGTGGTGCTGGGCGGCGGAGCCGCCGGGGCCTATGCCGTTGAGTCCATGCGGGCAGAAGGTTTTCAGGGACGTATCGTATTGGTAACTGCAGAAGATGAGCTGCCCTATGACCGGCCTAACTGTAGCAAGGATTTCCTGCAGGATAATGCCCCTGACGAATGGATGCCCCTTCGTGATAAAGCATTTTATGACCGCATAGATGTAGAATTAAAGCTTGGTAGTAAGGCCACCAGTGTGGACGTAGCTAGGAAGACTGTGAGCCTGGAGGGCGGTGAAGATATTGCCTATGACAGCATATTGATATGTACAGGAGGCAAGCCCCGTCACCTTGATATCCCTGGTCATGACCTGAAAGGTGTGCATTACCTGCGCTCACTGGAAGACAGCCGCCAACTGAGGGATGCAGGCAAAAGTGCCAAAAAAGTGGTGATCATCGGCGCATCATTTATTGGAATGGAGTGTGCCTTCAGCCTGAGAGAACTTGACTGTGAAGTTACTGTGGTTACTCCTGATAGTCTGCCGTTTGCCAAAAAGTTCGGAGAGGAAATAGGTAAACTAATTACTGATACGCACAAGGAGAATGGTACTACGTTTAAACTTGAAACCAAGCCTAAAGAGATCAAAGGGGAAAATGGCAAAGTGACTTCAGTGGTACTGGAAAACGGCGAAACGCTGGAGGCCGACCTGGTAGTAGGGGGGATAGGTGTGCAGCCTAATACTGATATGGTGAAAGGCCTTACTCTCGAAAAGGACGGGGGTATTAAGACTGATGTGTATGCCTATGCCGGGCGGGACGTATATGCGGCCGGGGATATAGCCTACTTCCCTTTTCCAAATGGTCAGAGCCGGATAGAACACTGGCAGGTAGCCTGCCAGATGGGACGTGTGGCCGGACAAAATATGGCTGGCAGGAGAGTGCCCTATAAGAACGTTCCCTTCTTCTGGACAGCCCAGCATGGCTTGTCCCTACACTATACCGGACACGCTGATGAATTTGACGAAGTAGTTATTAGCGGCAGTGTGACGGACAAGGAGTTTTTGGCTTTTTACATCAAAGAAAATGAAGTAAGGGCTGTAATGGAACTGGGCCGCACCGGTGACCTTGCGGCCATACACCATCTGATGCATGAACGACGCATGCCGGAACCTTCCCTAATTAAAAAAGGAGTAGAGTGGAAGCAGATGGTTTCTTCTTTATAG
- a CDS encoding DUF2007 domain-containing protein: MSLVTLRSFPNHVEAHLLKTKLESEDIPCFIFDENMVTMNPLYNVTVGGIKVKVLEEDQARAQQLLEDMEGLPYKNDQEEDVTCPNCGSKKLYGHFISNKGIKGVLSSVSAFLLAVFPIYVRTVYKCKNCDFEFRIRR; the protein is encoded by the coding sequence ATGTCACTAGTAACTCTCAGATCCTTTCCTAACCATGTGGAAGCTCACTTACTGAAGACAAAACTTGAAAGTGAAGATATACCCTGCTTTATTTTTGATGAAAATATGGTAACTATGAACCCACTGTATAATGTGACAGTGGGAGGTATCAAAGTCAAAGTGCTGGAAGAGGACCAGGCCAGGGCACAGCAATTGCTGGAAGATATGGAAGGCCTACCCTATAAAAACGATCAGGAAGAAGATGTTACCTGCCCCAATTGCGGTAGTAAGAAGTTATATGGGCACTTTATTTCAAACAAAGGAATAAAAGGTGTTCTATCCTCTGTGTCGGCTTTCTTGCTGGCTGTTTTTCCTATTTATGTCCGCACGGTATATAAGTGCAAAAACTGTGATTTTGAGTTCAGGATTCGCAGGTAA